Part of the Pseudomonadota bacterium genome, CACTGGCAAAGATCAGTAAAGGAGAACGCCGGAAATCAGCCCACAAAAAAAAGCACCTCTTTGCCTTGGCAAGAGGTGCTTTTTACACAAACGGGAAACTGCATCGACTTAACTAAAGCCGACCTCTGAATAAACGCTCAACCGGCCGTCACGACAGCGGCCCGACTCCGGTTCATAAAGGCGGTAACCCGGGAAATTTTACGAGCAGCCGTCTTTTTATGAAGAATACCCTTGGTCGCGGCCCGATCTATGGCGGATACGGTCTTACGATGGACCAGCGCCAAAGCCTCGCATTCATTTTCCTCGGCGACCGCGCCGTAGAAAGTCTTGATCATGGTTTTCAATTGAGAGTTCGCCTGCCGATTACGCAGACGCCGCTTTTCACTCTGTTTGATTCTTTTCAAAGCCGATTTATGATTTGCCAAAACTCTTATCCTCCGAATATTGCATCCAAAAAGCCGTAAGCTTAAAATTAGTCTCTTCCATTCCGAAAAGCTGCCCTCTCCCCTAATGAAGGGCAAGCAGGTAGCAGAAATACACTATCATGTCAAGTCCTTTATCAAAAAGGAGGCTGTTGCGGCTCTACTCGATGTACTTACTCAAAGGAAATTCAACTATGCCATGCGCCCCCAAGGCCTTCAAGGTCGGCAGGATATCACGAACCACTGATTTTTGTAAAACCACGAAAAGGTCCACCCAGTTTTCATCCATGAGGTTGGAAATAGTCGGCACCTTGGCCGGCGGCAGAAGCTTGATGGCTTCCTGAAGTTTACTCTTTTCAATATTGAACATGACTCCGACCCGGCTACGGGACTCAAGGGCGCTCTGTAAAAGCATGATCAAACGCTCAACTTTTTCTTTTTTCCAGTCCACGGTCAGGGTTTTATGATTGGCAATCAAGACCGTAGTAGTTTCCAGGACCGTATCAAGTATTTCAAGGTTATTGGCCTTGAGA contains:
- a CDS encoding 30S ribosomal protein S20, whose protein sequence is MANHKSALKRIKQSEKRRLRNRQANSQLKTMIKTFYGAVAEENECEALALVHRKTVSAIDRAATKGILHKKTAARKISRVTAFMNRSRAAVVTAG